GATCCATGTACGGCCTCATCGCCATCGGCTACACAATGGTCTACGGCATCGTCCAGCTCATCAACTTCGCCCACGGCGAGATCTTCATGACCGGCGGATTCGGCGCCCTCACCGTCTGGCTCTGGCTCCCCGCCGGCACCAGCGTCTGGGCCGCCCTGCCCCTCATGCTCATAGGCGCCATCTTCGTCTCCACCACCATCGCCATCGGCGCCGAACGCTTCGCCTACCGCCCCCTGCGCGGAGCACCACGCCTCGCACCACTCATCACCGCCATCGGCCTCTCCCTCGCCCTCCAACAAGCCGTCTGGGCCTGGTACCCCGAAGCCAAATCCGCCCGATCCTTCCCCGAACTCCCCGGCGGCTCCATCCACATCGGCTCCGTCACCATGCAACCCGGCGACGTCTTCCTCCTCATCACCGCCCCCATCTGCATGATCGCCCTCGGCTACTTCGTCATGAAGACCCGCATCGGCCGCGGCATGCAAGCCACCGCCCAAGACCCAGACACCGCCAAACTCATGGGCATCAACACCGACCGCGTCATCGTCGTCGCCTTCGCCATCGGCGCCGCCTTCGCCGGCATCGCCGCCGTCGCCCGCGGACTCAAATACGGCCAGATCGACTTCCGCATGGGATTCATCCTCGGCCTCAAAGCCTTCACCGCAGCCGTACTCGGCGGCATCGGCAACATCTACGGCGCCATGATCGGCGGCGTCGTCCTCGGCCTCGCCGAATCCATGGCCACCGCCTACATCAACGACGTACCCGGCATGGACAAGCTCGGCGGCCAGTCCTGGGCCGACGTCTGGGCGTTCGTACTCCTCATCGTCGTACTCCTCGTCAGGCCCCAAGGCCTCCTCGGCGAGCGCGTCGCGGACAGGGCGTGACACCAATGACCACACACACCACCCAGGCCGACAACCCCCAGCCGCACAAGGAAAAGCCCCCCACCGGGCTCATCCCCATCCCCACCGGCCCCGCCCGCGCCCTCACCACCGGCGGCGGCATCCTCACCGTCATCTCCACCTTCATGGCCTGGACCTGGACCACCAAATTCCCCGGCGACCTCACCGTCTACGGCTACCCCGGCGGCCTCCAAGTCCTCGTCCTCATCGCAGGCGCCCTCACCACACTCCTCGGACTCGCCTCCTACGGAACAAAAGGCCTCCGCACCATCGCCCCCGCCGGCACCGACGCAGCCCTCAAATACGCCGCCCTCGCCGCCTTCACCACCGCCTGGTACACGATCTACGCCATCAGCGACACACTCGGCGGACTCGCCAACCTCGAACCCGGCGGCTGGGTCGCAGCCATCGCCACCCTCACCGCCCTCACCGGCGCCCTCGCCCTCCCCTTCACCCGACCCCACACCTACCCGGTCGACGAAGAAGACAGCACCTGGGAACAGTTCAAACACCGCACACGCAACGCCAACACCATCATCAAAGGCGCCTTCACCGCCGACACCACCCCGGCACCACCCCGCAAACTCAACTCCTACCTCGAAATCCTCGTCATCATCGCCGCCCTCGCCGTCGGCCTCCTCGTCTTCACCTACGGCATCGGCACCGAATACGACGAACTCTTCATCGGCTTCCTCCTCACCGTCGGCTTCTGCTTCGCCGCACTCGCCAAAGCAGGACTCGTCGCACAGGTCTCGACGTATACGGCCCGCCACCGCAACGTCACCCTCACCGGCTCCTTCCTCGCCGCCGCCGCATTCCCCTTCACCCAAAGCGACGACCAATACGCCACCATCGGCGTCTACATCCTCATCTTCGCCACCGTCGCCCTCGGCCTGAACATCGTCGTCGGACTCGCAGGACTCCTCGACCTCGGATACGTCGCCTTCCTCGGCGTCGGCGCCTACGCCGCATCCATGGTCTCCGGAACCCCCTCATCCCCCTTCGACATCCACCTCCCCTTCTGGGGAGCCATCCTCGTCGGCGCAGGCGCATCCCTCATATTCGGCGTCCTCATCGGCGCCCCCACACTCCGCCTCCGCGGCGACTACCTAGCCATCGTCACCCTCGGATTCGGCGAAATCTTCCGCCTCGCCGCCAACAACTCCGACGGCTCCTCCGGACCCGACATCACCAACGGATCCAACGGAATCTCCTCCATCCCCAACCTCAAAATCTTCGGCTTCGACTTCGGCGTAGAGCACAGCATCCTCGGCCAGACCATCGGCCGATTCGCCAACTACTTCTTCCTGATGCTGCTCATCACCCTCGTCGTCGTCCTCGTCTTCCGACGCAGCGAAAACAGCCGCATCGGACGCGCCTGGGTCGCCATCCGCGAAGACGAAACCGCGGCACTCGCCATGGGCATCAACGGATTCCGCGTCAAACTCATCGCCTTCGCCCTCGGCGCCTCACTCGCAGGCCTCGCAGGCACAGTCCAGGCGCACGTCACATACACCGTGACACCGGAGCAGTACCAATTCGCCAACTCGGTACCGCCCAACTCCGCCTTCCTCCTGGCAGCCGTCGTCCTCGGCGGCATGGGCACCATCAGCGGACCCCTCGTCGGCGCCGCACTCCTCTACCTCATCCCCAACAAACTCCAATTCCTCGGCGACTACCAACTGTTCGCCTTCGGACTCGCACTCGTCCTCCTCATGCGCTTCCGCCCCGAAGGCCTCATCCCCAACCGCCGCCGCCAACTCGAATTCCACGAGGCCGAACTCAGCCCCGGCGAGACGCCGCCACCCGCAGCCCTCAGCAAGACAGGGGTCTGACCCATGACCACCAACACCACCAAAGAGGACCACACCCCCGCCACCCCGACCGGCGAAAACGTCCTCGACGCCCGCGGCGTCACCATGCGCTTCGGCGGCCTCACCGCCGTACGCTCCGTCGACCTCACCGTCAACACCGGCGAAATCGTCGGCCTCATCGGCCCCAACGGCGCAGGCAAAACCACCTTCTTCAACTGCCTCACCGGCCTCTACATCCCCACCGAAGGCGAAGTCCGCTACAAAGGCGACATCCTCCCCGCCAAATCCTTCAAGGTCACCGCGGCAGGCATCGCCCGCACCTTCCAGAACATCCGCCTCTTCGCCAACATGACGGTCCTCGAAAACGTCCTCGTCGGCCGCCACACCAGAACGAAGGAAGGCCTCTGGTCCGCCCTCCTCCGCGGCCCCGGCTTCCACAAGGCGGAGGCGGCGTCCAAGGCCCGCGCCCTGGAGCTCCTGGAGTTCGTCGGTCTCGCCGACAAGGCCGAACACCTCTCGCGCAACCTCCCCTACGGAGAACAACGCAAGCTCGAAATCGCCCGAGCCCTCGCCAGCGAACCCGGCCTCCTCCTCCTCGACGAACCCACCGCCGGCATGAACCCGCAGGAAACCCGCGCCACCGAAGAACTCGTCTTCGCCATCCGCGACATGGGCATCGCCGTCCTCGTCATCGAGCACGACATGCGCTTCATCTTCAACCTCTGCGACCGCGTCGCCGTCCTCGTCCAAGGCGAAAAACTCGTCGAAGGCACCAGCGAAACCGTGCAACAGGACGACCGCGTCATCGCCGCCTACCTCGGCGAGCCCTTCGAGGAGAACAACAAATGACCGCACTCCTTGAGGTCGAGGACCTCCGCGTCGCCTACGGCAAAATCGAAGCCGTCAAAGGCATCAGCTTCAAAGTCGACGCCGGAGAAGTCGTCACCCTGATCGGCACGAACGGCGCAGGCAAGACGACGACACTCCGCACGCTGTCGGGCCTGCTCAAGCCGGTCGGCGGCTCCATCAAATTCAACGGCAAGCCCCTCCGGAAATACCGCGCCGACCAAATCGTCGCGCAAGGCCTCGCCCACTCCCCCGAAGGCCGCCACATCTTCCCCCGCATGACCATCGAGAACAACCTCCGCCTCGGCGCCTACCTGCGTTCCGACAAGACGGGCATCGAGAAGGACATCAACCACGCCTACGAACTCTTCCCCATCCTCGGAGAACGGAAGAAGCAAGCCGCGGGAACCCTCTCGGGCGGCGAACAGCAGATGCTCGCCATGGGCCGCGCCCTCATGTCCCAGCCCAAGCTCCTCATGCTCGACGAACCCTCCATGGGCCTCTCGCCGATCATGATGCAGAAGATCATGGCGACGATCTCCGAGCTGAAAGCCAACGGCACGACGATCCTTCTCGTCGAGCAGAACGCGCAGGCCGCGCTCTCCCTCGCGGACCACGGCCACGTCATGGAAGTCGGCAAGATCGTCCTCTCCGGGACGGGGGGCGACCTCCTGCACGACGAGTCCGTGCGGAAGGCGTACCTCGGCGAGGACTGAGCCGCACACTCAGTCCCACGCCGCCGACACGACGAGGCCCGCACCCCCCGAACGGGATGCGGGCCTCGTCGTACGTATGCGCCGGAGCTAGCCCTTCGACGCCTTCTTCTCCTCGGCGTCCTCGATGACCGCCTCCGCGACCTGCTGCATCGACAGACGACGATCCATCGACGTCTTCTGGATCCACCGGAACGCGGCGGGCTCCGTCAGGCCGTACTCCGTCTGCAGAATCGACTTCGCCCGGTCCACGAGCTTCCGCGTCTCAAGACGCTGCGAAAGGTCCGCGACCTCCTGCTCCAGCGCCTTCAGCTCCGTGAAGCGGGACACGGCCATCTCGATGGCCGGGACGACATCGCTCTTGCTGAACGGCTTCACGAGGTACGCCATCGCGCCGGCGTCCCGCGCCCGCTCCACGAGGTCGCGCTGCGAGAACGCGGTCAGCATCAGTACGGGGGCGATGGACTCCTCGGCGATCTTCTCGGCCGCGGAGATGCCGTCCAGGACGGGCATCTTCACGTCCAGGATCACGAGGTCCGGCTTGTGCTCGCGGGCGAGCTCGACGGCCGCCTGACCGTCACCGGCCTCGCCGACGACGCTGTAGCCCTCTTCCTCGAGCATCTCTTTGAGGTCGAGCCGGATCAGGGCCTCGTCCTCGGCGATGACGACGCGGGTCGTCACCGGAGGCACGTGCGACTTGTCGTCGTCCGACGCGTCGGTGGGCTGGGGCGACTCGGGGGCGGTCACGGGGGCTCCTCGTTCATGGCAGGTGCGCTGCCCCTGCAGCCTACCTAGCTGCGTCGCCACCCGGTGACCCGGTACACTTCCGGCAGCGCCTGGCCGGGTTGGTGGAACGGTATACACGGAGGTCTCAAACACCTCTGCCTGAGAGGGCTTGCGGGTTCGAATCCCGCACCCGGCACCGCCGTAAAGCGGAGGTCCACGTTCTCGTGGACCTCCGCTTTTTGCTGCTCACGGCGACGGGCCGTGACTCAGAGTGGCCGTATGAATTTCCACGGCACAGAGGTGCGACAGCGAGCCTTGACGTTGCTGCGCAACGGGACCAAGAACGCGGACGTCGCCCGAACGCTCGATATCCCGCTCGGGACCATCAGCTACTGGAAGCACGAGGACCGGGCGAGACGCGGGGAGTGTCCCGGCAGACCGATTCCCAGTTGCCCCCGCTGCGACGGCCGTGCTCTGGACACGAGCGCGTACGCCTACCTGCTGGGGCTCTATCTCGGCGACGGGCACATCATCCAGTACTCAGCACACCGCGTTCCCAGCCTCATGATCACCTGCGACAACGCATGGCCGGGCCTCAAGGACAACTGCGAGCGGGCCATACGGGCGGTCTTCCCGGATAACTCCGTCTGCCGGGTCCGCAAGACCGGCTGCCAGAACATCAAGGTCTACTCGCGGCACCTGTGGTGCATGTTCCCCCAGCACGGGCCCGGCAAGAAGCACGACCGGAAGATCGCCCTGGAACCCTGGCAACAGGAGATCGTCGACGCCCACCCGTGGGACTTCGTCCGCGGGCTCATCCACTCCGACGGTTGCCGCATCACCAACTGGACCACCCGCGTCGTCGCGGGCGCACGCAAGCGCTACGAATATCCCCGGTACTTCTTCACCAACGTCTCTGACGACATCAGGGAGCTCTTCACCCGCACCCTCGACGCGCTCGGCGTCGGCTGGACGCACTGCACCCGCCACGGGAACCCGTACAACATCTCCATCGCCCGAAAAGCCGACGTGGCCCTCATGGACGTCCACGTCGGCCCGAAACACTGACCACCCGACCCGCTACTTCGGGCTGTCGTCCTCGCCGATGTGGTGGATGCGGACCAGGTTCGTGGAGCCGGGGACCCCGGGCGGGGAGCCGGCCGTGATGACGACCGTGTCGCCCTTCTGGCAGCGGCCGATCTTGAGGAGGAGCTCGTCCACCTGGTCGACCATCGCGTCCGTGGAGTCCACGTGCGGGCCGAGGAGGGTTTCCACGCCCCACGTCAGGTTCAGCTGGGAGCGCGTCGCCTTGTCGGGGGTGAAGGCGAGGAGTGGGATGGGTGAGCGGTAGCGGGAGAGGCGGCGGACCGTGTCGCCGGACTGTGTGAAGGCGACCAGGAACTTCGCGCCGAGGAAGTCGCCCATTTCCGCTGCCGCGCGGGCGACGGCGCCGCCTTGGGTGCGGGGTTTGCTGCGTTCGGTGAGCGGGGGCAGACCCTTCGCGAGGATGTCTTCCTCTGCCGCTTCGACGATGCGGCCCATCGTCTTGACCGTCTCGATGGGGTATTTGCCGACGCTGGTCTCGCCGGAGAGCATCACGGCGTCCGTGCCGTCGATGACGGCGTTGGCGACGTCGCTCGCTTCGGCCCTCGTGGGGCGGGAGTTGTCGATCATGGAGTCGAGCATTTGCGTGGCGACGATGACCGGCTTGGCGTTGCGCTTGGCGAGTTTGATGGCGCGCTTCTGGACGATCGGGACTTGCTCCAGGGGCATTTCGACGCCGAGGTCGCCTCGGGCGACCATGATGCCGTCGAAGGCGGCGACGATGTCTTCGATGTTGTCGACGGCCTGGGGCTTTTCGACCTTGGCGATGACGGGGAGGCGGTGGCCTTCTTCGTCCATGATGCGGTGGACGTCTTCGATGTCGCGTCCGCTGCGTACGAAGGAGAGGGCGATGACGTCGACGCCTGAACGCAGGGCCCAGCGGAGGTCGTCCTGGTCCTTGTCGGAGAGGGCGGGGACGGAGACGGCGACGCCGGGGAGGTTGAGGCCTTTGTGGTCGGAGACCATGCCGCCTTCGATGACGGTGGTGGTGACGCGGGGGCCGTCGACGGAGGTGACTTCGAGGGAGACTTTGCCGTCGTCGACGAGGATGCGTTCGCCGGTGGTGACGTCGTCGGCGAGGCCTTCGTAGGTGGTGCCGCAGAGTTGGCGGTCGCCTTCGATGCCGTTTTCGACGGTGATGGTGAACTCGTCGCCGCGTTCGAGTAGTACGGGTCCTTCGCGGAAGCGGCCGAGGCGGATCTTCGGGCCTTGAAGGTCGGCGAGGATGCCGACGCTGCGTCCTGTCTCTTCGGAGGCCTTTCGCACGCGCTGGTAGCGCTCCTCGTGTTCGGCGTGGGTGCCGTGGCTGAGGTTGAAGCGTGCCACGTCCATTCCGGCTTCGACCAGGGCCTTGATCTGGTCGTACGAGTCGGTCGCGGGTCCCAGGGTGCAGACGATTTTCGCTCGGCGCATGGTTCGACCCTAGGCCTTACCCGTGGGTAGAGAATTGGTCGGGGGTGACTACTCAACAACCTTTGCATGAAGGGTTATTGACAAGTGTTGAATTGTGCGGGGCGCCGCTCCTATGAGCGTTTCGGAGGTTACGGCGTGAGTCGTGGTGGGGTCATCGTGAAGCGGGCGTTGACGGTTGCGTAGACGTGTTGGCGTTGGGGTTCGAGGTCGAGGGGCGGGGCTTCGGTGAGGTCGGGGGCGCCTCCGTAGGCGGCGGCTGCGCGCATGCCGCCGGCGAATCCTCCGTAGGTGGGGGGCTGGGGGTTGTCGGCTCCGATGTCGGCGAGTTCGACGAGGGCGGCGAGTCCGGTGCCGAGTGCTTCGGCGTATTCGCGGGCGCGTTGGACGGCTTCGCGGACGGCTTGCTGCCTGGCGTGGCGGTGGGTGGGTGAGTCGGGGCGGAGTGCCCACCAGGGTCCTTCGACTTGGGTGAGGTCGAGGTCGGCGATGCGGGTGGTGAGTTCGCCGAGTGCGGTGAAGTCGGTGAGTTCGGCGGTGGTGTGGACGCGGCCGTGGTAGGCGCGGATGCGTTCGCCGCGGCCGTGTTTGGTGAGTTCGGGGCTGATGGAGAAGGTGCCGGTTTCGATTTTCTCGACTGCTTGGCCGTAGGTCTTGATGAGGTCGAGGACGGTGGTGTTGCGGTGGGTGAGGTCGTTGAGTGCGTCGCGGCGGTCGGTGCCGCGGGCTTGGACGGTGATGCCGATGCGGGCGATTTCGGGGTCGACTTCGAGGTGTGCTTCGCCGCGGACGGCGAGGCGGGGGGCGTCGGGGGTGCCGTAGGGGGTGGCGGGGGCGGGGTGCGGGTCTGTGTCCATGTGGTCACTCTCGCATCGCGTGGGCGTACCGGACAGTCATCGGATCGCAACCTGTGGGGTCTGTTGTCCGTGTGGGTGCCGGGGACAGAATCTACGCGCGTTAACCATGTGCGTTGAGTTGAGTGTGGCCCTGTGGCCCTAGCGAGGAGTTCAGAGATGCCGTTGAACCGCAGGAAGTTCCTGGGCACGTCCGCCGCGACCGGGGTGGGGGTGGCGGTGACGGGTGCGGCGGTCGCTCCGTCGTCCGCGTCGGCGCACGGGTCCGGGAAGGGCTCGCGGCGTACGCGGCGGTACTCGTTCACGGTGCTCGGTACGACGGACCTGCACGGGAACGTCTTCAACTGGGATTACTTCACGGACAAGGAGTTCGACGACAAGGACCACAACGATGTGGGTCTGGCGAAGATCTCCACGTTGGTGAACCGGATCCGTGAGGAGAAGGGTCGCCGGAACACGCTGCTCATCGACGCGGGCGACACGATTCAGGGTACGCAGCTGTCGTACTACTACGCGAAGGTCGATCCGATCACGGCGAAGCGTGGTCCGGTGCATCCGATGGCGCAGGCGATGAACGCGATCGGGTACGACGCGGCGGCGCTCGGCAATCACGAGTTCAATTACGGCATTCCGGTGTTGCGGAAGTTCGAGGAGCAGTGTGATTTCCCGCTGCTTGGGGCGAACGCGCTGAACGCGAAGACGCAGAGGCCCGCTTTCCCGCCGTATTTCATGAAGCGGCTCCGTACGCCGCACGGCCGTGATGTGAAGGTGGCGGTCCTGGGTCTGACGAATCCGGGGATCGCGATCTGGGACAAGGCGAACGTGCAGGGGAAGATGACGTTCCCGGGTCTTGAGGAGCAGGCGGCGAAGTGGGTCCCGAAGCTGCGGTCGATGGGTGCGGATGTGGTGATCGTGTCGGCGCATTCGGGGTCGAGTGGTACGTCGTCGTACGGGGATCAGTTGCCGTATGTGGAGAACGCGGCGGGTCTGGTGGCGGAGCAGGTGCCGGGGATCGACGCGATTCTGGTGGGGCATGCGCATACGGAGATTCCCGAGTACTTCGTGGAGAACAAGAAGACCGGGAAGAAGGTCGTCCTGTCGGAGCCGTTGAAGTGGGGGCAGCGGCTGACGTTGTTCGACTTCGATCTGGTGTGGTCGAAGGGCTGCTGGACGGTGGAGAAGGTCGGTGCGAAGGTCCTGAACTCGAATGCGGTGGCGGAGGACAGGAAGGTGACGCGGCTGCTTGCGGACGAGCACGAGAAGGTCGTGGCGTACGTGAATCAGGTGATCGGTACGTCGACGGCGGCGATGAGCACGGCCGAGGGACCGGTGAAGGACGTCGCGATCATCGACCTGATCAATCTCGTCCAGCGGGAGACGGTCGTGGAGGCGTTGAAGGGTGGCGCGTACGCGGCGCTGCCGGTGTTGTCGCAGGCGTCGTGTTTCTCGCGTACGGCGCAGATCCCTGCGGGTGAGGTGACGATCCGGGATGCGGCGGG
The sequence above is a segment of the Streptomyces sp. Je 1-369 genome. Coding sequences within it:
- a CDS encoding ANTAR domain-containing response regulator, coding for MTAPESPQPTDASDDDKSHVPPVTTRVVIAEDEALIRLDLKEMLEEEGYSVVGEAGDGQAAVELAREHKPDLVILDVKMPVLDGISAAEKIAEESIAPVLMLTAFSQRDLVERARDAGAMAYLVKPFSKSDVVPAIEMAVSRFTELKALEQEVADLSQRLETRKLVDRAKSILQTEYGLTEPAAFRWIQKTSMDRRLSMQQVAEAVIEDAEEKKASKG
- a CDS encoding bifunctional metallophosphatase/5'-nucleotidase, with the translated sequence MPLNRRKFLGTSAATGVGVAVTGAAVAPSSASAHGSGKGSRRTRRYSFTVLGTTDLHGNVFNWDYFTDKEFDDKDHNDVGLAKISTLVNRIREEKGRRNTLLIDAGDTIQGTQLSYYYAKVDPITAKRGPVHPMAQAMNAIGYDAAALGNHEFNYGIPVLRKFEEQCDFPLLGANALNAKTQRPAFPPYFMKRLRTPHGRDVKVAVLGLTNPGIAIWDKANVQGKMTFPGLEEQAAKWVPKLRSMGADVVIVSAHSGSSGTSSYGDQLPYVENAAGLVAEQVPGIDAILVGHAHTEIPEYFVENKKTGKKVVLSEPLKWGQRLTLFDFDLVWSKGCWTVEKVGAKVLNSNAVAEDRKVTRLLADEHEKVVAYVNQVIGTSTAAMSTAEGPVKDVAIIDLINLVQRETVVEALKGGAYAALPVLSQASCFSRTAQIPAGEVTIRDAAGLYPFENTLEARLLTGAQVKEYLEFSARYYVQTPAGGPVDPAKLTNADSIPDYNYDAVSGLTYEIDVAKPVGSRIVKLAFEGKELDPKAEFVLAVNNYRASGGGNFPHIAKAKQLWANSEEIRNTIIGWVKVKGTVDPGQFASVDWKLTRDGTPVF
- a CDS encoding branched-chain amino acid ABC transporter permease, yielding MHELPQQLVNGLLLGSMYGLIAIGYTMVYGIVQLINFAHGEIFMTGGFGALTVWLWLPAGTSVWAALPLMLIGAIFVSTTIAIGAERFAYRPLRGAPRLAPLITAIGLSLALQQAVWAWYPEAKSARSFPELPGGSIHIGSVTMQPGDVFLLITAPICMIALGYFVMKTRIGRGMQATAQDPDTAKLMGINTDRVIVVAFAIGAAFAGIAAVARGLKYGQIDFRMGFILGLKAFTAAVLGGIGNIYGAMIGGVVLGLAESMATAYINDVPGMDKLGGQSWADVWAFVLLIVVLLVRPQGLLGERVADRA
- a CDS encoding ABC transporter ATP-binding protein, which encodes MTTNTTKEDHTPATPTGENVLDARGVTMRFGGLTAVRSVDLTVNTGEIVGLIGPNGAGKTTFFNCLTGLYIPTEGEVRYKGDILPAKSFKVTAAGIARTFQNIRLFANMTVLENVLVGRHTRTKEGLWSALLRGPGFHKAEAASKARALELLEFVGLADKAEHLSRNLPYGEQRKLEIARALASEPGLLLLDEPTAGMNPQETRATEELVFAIRDMGIAVLVIEHDMRFIFNLCDRVAVLVQGEKLVEGTSETVQQDDRVIAAYLGEPFEENNK
- a CDS encoding ABC transporter ATP-binding protein, which codes for MTALLEVEDLRVAYGKIEAVKGISFKVDAGEVVTLIGTNGAGKTTTLRTLSGLLKPVGGSIKFNGKPLRKYRADQIVAQGLAHSPEGRHIFPRMTIENNLRLGAYLRSDKTGIEKDINHAYELFPILGERKKQAAGTLSGGEQQMLAMGRALMSQPKLLMLDEPSMGLSPIMMQKIMATISELKANGTTILLVEQNAQAALSLADHGHVMEVGKIVLSGTGGDLLHDESVRKAYLGED
- a CDS encoding helix-turn-helix domain-containing protein translates to MNFHGTEVRQRALTLLRNGTKNADVARTLDIPLGTISYWKHEDRARRGECPGRPIPSCPRCDGRALDTSAYAYLLGLYLGDGHIIQYSAHRVPSLMITCDNAWPGLKDNCERAIRAVFPDNSVCRVRKTGCQNIKVYSRHLWCMFPQHGPGKKHDRKIALEPWQQEIVDAHPWDFVRGLIHSDGCRITNWTTRVVAGARKRYEYPRYFFTNVSDDIRELFTRTLDALGVGWTHCTRHGNPYNISIARKADVALMDVHVGPKH
- the pyk gene encoding pyruvate kinase, with protein sequence MRRAKIVCTLGPATDSYDQIKALVEAGMDVARFNLSHGTHAEHEERYQRVRKASEETGRSVGILADLQGPKIRLGRFREGPVLLERGDEFTITVENGIEGDRQLCGTTYEGLADDVTTGERILVDDGKVSLEVTSVDGPRVTTTVIEGGMVSDHKGLNLPGVAVSVPALSDKDQDDLRWALRSGVDVIALSFVRSGRDIEDVHRIMDEEGHRLPVIAKVEKPQAVDNIEDIVAAFDGIMVARGDLGVEMPLEQVPIVQKRAIKLAKRNAKPVIVATQMLDSMIDNSRPTRAEASDVANAVIDGTDAVMLSGETSVGKYPIETVKTMGRIVEAAEEDILAKGLPPLTERSKPRTQGGAVARAAAEMGDFLGAKFLVAFTQSGDTVRRLSRYRSPIPLLAFTPDKATRSQLNLTWGVETLLGPHVDSTDAMVDQVDELLLKIGRCQKGDTVVITAGSPPGVPGSTNLVRIHHIGEDDSPK
- a CDS encoding SIMPL domain-containing protein; this encodes MDTDPHPAPATPYGTPDAPRLAVRGEAHLEVDPEIARIGITVQARGTDRRDALNDLTHRNTTVLDLIKTYGQAVEKIETGTFSISPELTKHGRGERIRAYHGRVHTTAELTDFTALGELTTRIADLDLTQVEGPWWALRPDSPTHRHARQQAVREAVQRAREYAEALGTGLAALVELADIGADNPQPPTYGGFAGGMRAAAAYGGAPDLTEAPPLDLEPQRQHVYATVNARFTMTPPRLTP
- a CDS encoding branched-chain amino acid ABC transporter permease, with translation MTTHTTQADNPQPHKEKPPTGLIPIPTGPARALTTGGGILTVISTFMAWTWTTKFPGDLTVYGYPGGLQVLVLIAGALTTLLGLASYGTKGLRTIAPAGTDAALKYAALAAFTTAWYTIYAISDTLGGLANLEPGGWVAAIATLTALTGALALPFTRPHTYPVDEEDSTWEQFKHRTRNANTIIKGAFTADTTPAPPRKLNSYLEILVIIAALAVGLLVFTYGIGTEYDELFIGFLLTVGFCFAALAKAGLVAQVSTYTARHRNVTLTGSFLAAAAFPFTQSDDQYATIGVYILIFATVALGLNIVVGLAGLLDLGYVAFLGVGAYAASMVSGTPSSPFDIHLPFWGAILVGAGASLIFGVLIGAPTLRLRGDYLAIVTLGFGEIFRLAANNSDGSSGPDITNGSNGISSIPNLKIFGFDFGVEHSILGQTIGRFANYFFLMLLITLVVVLVFRRSENSRIGRAWVAIREDETAALAMGINGFRVKLIAFALGASLAGLAGTVQAHVTYTVTPEQYQFANSVPPNSAFLLAAVVLGGMGTISGPLVGAALLYLIPNKLQFLGDYQLFAFGLALVLLMRFRPEGLIPNRRRQLEFHEAELSPGETPPPAALSKTGV